The Flavobacterium johnsoniae genomic sequence CTGCTCAAGCTTTCTATCTTGAATCAATTTTTCTCTAGCCGCTTTTTTCTCGTCTAGTGCTTTTTGACGATCTGCCATTGCTGGATTTTCATCAATTGCATTTTCAAGATTTTCTTTTGCTTCCTGATCTTTTAATTGTTTTTTAGTAAGCTGTTCACGTTTTTCAGAACGATTTATAACTCTTAAAACTTGATCACTGATGTCAAATCTTTTATTGCTAAAAAGCATCGTCAAATCTGATGACTTATCAAAAATGAAATCGTAATTTTTAGCTTCCGCAATATCTTGAACAGCAGTAAAAACTTGATCTTGAATTGGTTTTGCTAAAGCTGCTTTTTGTCGCATCAAATTACCGTCAGAACCAAATTGCTTCTGCTGATAATCTATCATTTCCTGTTCAAGAAACTTGATCTCAGTTTCTCTTTCTTCTATTAATTCTTTGGTAAGTAAAGCTTTTTCTGTTTTTAAGCTTTCCTTTAAAGTATTTATATTTAATTTTTTAGCCTCAACTTCCTGTTTCCACTTTTGAGCTTTTTGCTCTAATTGTGATTTAGCTTCTTTGTAATCGGAAACATTTTCTAAAATATACTCCATGTCGATGTAGCCAATTCTAGTCGTCTTACCTTGTGCCTGACTTGTATTTGCTACAATCAAGGCTAAAAATATAAATAAAAATTGTTTTCTCATAACATAACTTTATTTGATGATTTTTAACCAAACGTAATTTCTTTAAAATTGTTGTCCAATAATAAAGTGTGTTTCCCAACCATTAGGTTTTGTTTGTCCTGGAAGAGCGTCAAATCCGTAACCAAAGTCAATTCCTAATAATCCAAATGCAGGCATGAATACACGTAAACCAGCACCAGCAGAACGATTTAAGTCAAACGGGTTGTAATCTTTAAAATTAGGATAAGATGAACCTGCTTCTAAGAATGTTAATGCATAAATAGAAGCCGATGCTTTTAAAGTAATTGGATAACGAAGCTCCATAGAGAACTTGTTGTAAACAGTTGCTCCAATTGGATCTCCAGCTGCGTTCACAGGAGTCAAAGAGTTGTTTGGATAACCTCTCAACTGAATAGTCTCTCTACCATCCATTGAGTACTGTGCCATACCATCACCTCCTAAATAAAAACGTTCAAAAGGAATTACACCCCTATCCTGATTATAAGCTCCTAAGAAACCAAATTCTGTAAGGGTTCTTAATACTAACTTACCGTATACTTTAGTATACCAATCTGCTTTAAATTTAACTTTATAATATTCTAACCAATTGTATTTCTTCTGATCGACTTTTGCAATATCTGTATCTGCACTTGAAAAATCTGATCCAACACTTACAGTTCCCGATTGACCATTTACTGTTTCAGTCTTGGTGTAATCACCTGGATTTATTGCCTGTCCGTCAATACCAGTTGTAGTTGTTGTTCCTGTATATTTTGTTTTATATTCTTTTTGGTTCTGCAAATCAGCATAATCAATTCCGTTAAACAATGAGTAAGGCGGAGTAACTTTAGCAGAAATACTGAATTCAGATCCGTAAGTAGGGAAAATTGGATTTACACCTTTATTACTTCTTGAAAGCCCAATAGTGTATGCTAAGTTTCTAGATGCACCATTACCAAAAGTAAATAGACCTGTATTATAATTGTTCAAATCATAATGCTGATAACTTACAGATTGTGAAAGTACAAAATAATCATCTGGAACAGTTAATCTTTTTGCTAAACCAACTTGTAATGTAAGAATGTTAAAACTTCTGGTTTTATCAACAGTTCTAGTGACGAAATTGTTTAGAAATTGCTTACTGTACGAAATTGATGAACTAAATTGGACTGGTTTTTTTCCTCCAAACCAAGGCTCTGAAAATGATAAACTATACGTTTGGAAATAGGTACTACCTTGTAAACGAAGTGCTACTTTTTGCCCGTCTCCCATTGGTAAAGGTTTGTAGGCTTCTTTATCAAACATCTTTCTTGCGGAGAAGTTGTTAAATGAAAGTCCTAATGTTCCAATGAAACCTCCACCGCCGTAACCTCCTTGGAGCTCTACTTGACTAGATCCTTTTTCTACTACGTTATATTCAATATCAACCGTTCCTGCCCCAGCATCAACATTTTTAAACTTAGGATCAATTGCCTCTGGATCAAAGAAACCTAATTGTCCAATCTCACGAATGGTTCTTACTAATTGTTCTTTGCTGTATTTTTCTCCTGGTTTTGTTCTTAATTCACGATAGATTACATGGTCATTTGTTTTGTCATTTCCAACAACAGTAATTTTGTTGAAATATGCAATTGGCCCCTCTGTTACTCTAATTTCAAAATCGATAGTATCATTAACCGTTTTTACCTCCACAGCGTTAATGTTTGAGAACAAATAACCGTTGTTTTGATATAAGTTGGTAATGTCTTCTGCGTCTGGTTTTGACTTGTCTGCAATTCTTTTTTCTAATAAAACTCCGTTGTAAGTTTCTCCCTTTTTAATACCTAAATAACGGCTCAAAAGTTGATCTGAATAAACGGTGTTTCCTAAGAACTTAATATTTCCGAAGTAGTATTTGTTTCCTTCTTCTACATTAATTTTGATAGCAAGAGTGTTTTTTTGCTTGTTGTATTTAACAGAATCGTAAATAATACGAGCATCACGATATCCTTTTTCCTTGTACGCTGCAATTACCTTTTCTAAATCGGTTTTGTATTTTTCTGGTATAAATTTCGAAGCTTTAAAAACACGAATGAAATTCTTTTGCTTAGTGTCTTTCATGGCCGCGCGTAACTGAGTGCCAGTTAGCTGTTTATTTCCAGTAAAATCAATACTGCTAATTTTAACTTTATCTCCTTTATCAATTCTCACAAGCATATTAACTTGGTGCCCATTGATGGTATCTGGAGTATTAGTTATGGTAACTTTTGTGTTATAAAAACCTTCTTTTTTATATTTATTTTCAATGTAATTTTTTGTCGTAGTAATTAAATTTTCGTTAACAATCTTGTTCTTTGTCAGGTTGTTGTCTTTAATTAAGCCTTCTATTTTGCTCTTTTTAACACCAACGATTTTAACTTCGTTTAATTTTGGAAGCTCAACTATATCTAAGTCTAAATAGATACTGTCATTTTCTACCTTATTAACGTAAAAAGAGATTTCGTCAAAAAGTCCTAGTTTGCCTAATTTCTTAATTGCACTACTGATCTCTTCTCCAGGAACTGTAATTTCCTGACCTTTTTGCAGACCAGAAAAAGTTACAACCGTCTGCTCGTTAAAGCTTATTTTACCAACAACAGAAACTTTGGCTAGAATATATTTTTTCCCTTGATCAAAAGGAACTCTTTCTTGTGCTTTAATTTGTGAAAAACTACCCAAAAGTAAAAGGGTAAGGACTATTTGTATTTTTTTTTGCAACACTAAAAAATTATTTAATTTGTTCACTGGTTTTTCCAAATCTACGTTCTCTTTTTTGATAACTAATAATAGCCTCATATAAATCTTGGTCTTTAAAGTCTGGCCACAAGACATTAGTAAAATATAATTCTGCGTAAGCTATCTGCCACAGCAAAAAATTACTTATTCTATGTTCTCCACTTGTTCGTATTAATAAATCTACGTCTGGTAAATTTTGCGTGTAAAGATGCTCATTTATAATTGAATCGTCAATAGTGTCTATTGAAATTATATTATTTTTAACTTTATCGCTGATGATTTTCACGGCATTTACTAATTCTTCTCGTGATCCGTAACTTAAAGCCAGTGTTAGTGTTAATCTCGTATTATTTTTGGTTTTTTCAATTACATCCAAAAGTTCTTTTTGAGCTGTTTTTGGCAATTTTTCAAGATTTCCAATTGCATTAAGTCTTATATTGTTTTCTTGAAGGGTAGTTAGTTCTTTTTTTAATGAATTAATCAATATTTTCATCAATGCCTGAACTTCTAATTTAGGGCGATTCCAGTTTTCTGTAGAAAAAGCATATAGCGTTAAATATTCAATTCCGAGCTTTGCAGAGGTTTTGATTATTTCTTTTACAGATTTTGTTCCATTTTCATGGCCAAACGCACGCAAAAAGCCTTGCTGTTTTGCCCATCGTCCGTTACCGTCCATAATAATGGCTAGGTGTTTAGGTAAGTTCGTGTGATCTATTGATTCTAGTAAATTCATTTTATTCTGCGCAATAGCAAGGTTTTTTTCCAAAGGTATACGTTAAGGTAAGACCCGAAAAAACGTACCAGTCATTGTTGTTTAGATTTCCAAATTTTAAAATATTCGTATTACTCGTCTTCGGATTGCTTCCGTCTATGTTATCTGTAAAAGTATAACGTACTCCAGCTTCGGCTGCTAAAATAAGACGTGGCGTTATATTCGATTTTATACCTAATATAATAGGTATAGCAAAAGAATGCGTATTCTTTTGAGAATATATTACATCCGGAGCTGTGTCGAATCGATATAAATTATCGTAGAGAAAGAAACTTAATCCAGAGAATATATAAGGTGTTATTTTTGGATGATAATCGTGCAAGTTGAAATCAAAGAAATTAAATTCTAAACCAGCAGAAAGCTCTTTAATGTCATTATCAAAACGGTATCCTCTTTGGTTTCTTCCAGTTTCATCCGATTTAAAATCATTTCCGCTAACATTTGACTGTGTGTAAGAGAAGCGCCATGAGTGTCTCGGACTTCTATTCCATTTGTAAAGAACACCAAAAGCTAGTTTTTCTGGGGCAATGTAAGTTGTTTTACCTACGTCACCAACAACGTTGCTTCCGCCAAGAAAAACACCTATCTCGTTAATCTGAGCGTTAAGTGTAATAAAGGGGAAAAAACATAACAATAAATTAAAAATTTTCTTCATTTAATTCAAAATTGCGTGCAAATATAATAATTATCAATACGAATCAAAGTTCCTTTGGTTAAATGTGCTTTTTTTTCAATTTATAATATGATTTTGAGCCATTTAATGATGATTCACTACAAGCAGAACGAGAAAATGTGCTATTATCGTATAGTGGGTATTCAGAAAAGATTTTAATTTCTTTTATCCTCTCCCCAGAGCAATTTATTTCTTAAAGTTTTTAGGAAAGTTTCGCCTGGTATTTCGACCATTTTAATTTTGTAATCGGTCTTTTTTATTTTTAAAATAGATTCGTTTTTTACCGAAGAAATTCTAGAGTCTAAAGAAACTAAATATTGATCTTCTCTTCCTGTTACACGCAAAGTAATTTCGGTGTCATCTGGAATAACAAGTGGTCTGGCAGTTAAATTATGCGGGGCAATAGGCGTAATTACAAGGCTTTTTACATCTGGAGTCAGAATAGGTCCGCCGCAACTTAAAGAATATCCTGTAGAACCAGTTGGCGTTGAGATAATTAGTCCATCTGCCCAATAAGAATTTAAATATTCATTGTTTAAATAAGTCTCCACAGTAATCATCGAAGTTGTATCTTTTCTACTTACGGTAACTTCATTCATTGCAAAATTAAGTTCTTCAAAAGCATCATTTTTAGGATCAGCGGTTAATCCTAACAAGGTGCGTTCCGAAGTAGTGTAATTTTGATCAATAACATATTGAAGTAAAATGTCGATATTTTCCTTTTGAACTTTGGCAAGAAAACCCAGTCTTCCTGCATTAATACCTAACAAAGGAACGCCCGAATTACGAACAAAAGCTGCGGCTCTCAAAATAGTACCGTCGCCACCAATACTAATAAGCATTTCGAAACTATTGTCTAAAGCAGAATTGGAAGGAAATGTTTTGTATTCTTTTTTTACCAGCTGCTTTTCATAAAGCATTTTCAGAAAGTTTTCTTCAATTACCATTTCTACATTATTGGAATTGAAAAACTTGAAAATGTCTTTTATAATAGGTTCTGTACTATTTTGATAATATTGTCCGTAAATGGCTATTTTCATTAGTTTTAAATTAGATAATTTGTCAATGTGTCGATTAGATAATTGGAAATGCGAAAATTGTCTAATTAACTAATTTTCTCATTGGCACATTCATAACTTATATATTAAGGTATTTGTCTAAATAATCTGAACGTTCTTTTAAACTATTAATATAGGTGTCTTCTTGATGTTCTGAAATAATTTCATATCCATATCTTCTATAGGTCTGAATAATTTCATTTATTGCTCCTAGACCAATTTTTACAGTAATTTGAACATTTTCTGTATCTGCCTCAGACACGAAACACCCTAAAACCCTTCCATTATTACTTTCTACAATCTGATTTACTTCGCTCATAGAATAATCTAAAAGACCTTTTTGTACAATAATAATAGCTCCGGGTTCTTTTAAAAATGGAGTTTCCTGAAAAAACTTCATAATGTCTTCCATTTCATAGTAACCAACATAAAGGTTGTTTTCGTCAAGAACAGGAATTGTATTGGTGTGGTTTTTTGAGAAAACCTCCAAAACGTCTAGCCAAATCATAGATTTTCTGGCAAAAAAACGTTCTAAAGTATATTTGTAGTCAATCGCTTTTTTGTCGACATCAAATGTTTCAACATCATCAGAAGAAATGCTTCCGATAAAAATCCCATCTTCTAAAATCGGAAAATGAGAAAAATTTACATCAATAAAAAAGTCTTGAATCGATGCTATCGTTTCTTGACTATCAATCGCTCTGAAATCGTTTGTGATATAGTTCGTAATTTCTGTCATAAATCAATTGAAGATATTTAGATGCAAAATAATCAAAAAATACCGAAAACCGCTCTGTTTTACTTTGTATTTTTGTCGTAACAAATATAAGTTACTAGAATTAATTATCTATTTATATGACAAAGTTAAGTGTAAATATCAATAAAATTGCAACCCTTAGAAATGCTAGAGGAGGAAATGTTCCTGATTTATTAAAAGTAGCTGCAGATATTCAGCGTTTTGGTGGGCAAGGAATTACGATTCACCCGCGTCCAGACGAGCGCCATATTCGTTATCAGGATGCGCGAGATTTAAAATCGGTTGTTACAACAGAATATAATATTGAAGGAAATCCGCAGCATAATTTTATTGATTTGGTTTTAGAATGCAAGCCAGATCAAGTAACCTTGGTTCCAGATGCAATTGGTGCAATCACTTCTTCTGCTGGTTGGGATACGATTAAAAATCAAGAATATTTAACAGAAGTTATTCAGGAATTTCAAAGAAACGGAATCAGAACTTCAATTTTTGTTGATCCTGTTTTAGAAATGATCGAAGGTGCAAAAAAAACGGGAACAGACAGAATTGAGTTATATACTGAAGCTTTTGCGCAACAATATGATTTAGGAAACAAAAAAGGAATTGAACCTTATACAAAAGCTGCCGAATTGGCAAATGAATTAGGTTTAGGAATAAACGCTGGACACGATTTAAGTTTGGATAATATTCAGTTTTTTAAACAAAATATTCCAGGATTATTAGAAGTTTCGATTGGACACGCTCTAATTTCAGAGGCGCTTTATCTTGGTTTAGATAACGTTGTAAATATGTATTTGAATAAATTGAAGTAACAATAAAGTTAAAACAATTATAACCTGATGCAATTGGGTTATAATTGTTTATTTTCGCACTTTTCTTATTAAAATTTAAGTGTCGAAATCTGCCATTATCTTTTTTTTATTGTGTTTTTCTAATATTTTTGCTCAGTCAGATGTAAGGATAACAGGAATTATAACATCTTCCGATAATCAAAAGCTCGCTAGAGCAAGTGTCTCTTTAGAGATTAATAAAAAACATTTTTATACAGTTGCTGATAGTTCAGGAAGTTTTTCTGAAGTCATACCTTCAGGAAATTTAGTAATTAGAATTACTCATTCTGATTTTTTACCAAAAACACTTTACTGCAATGTTATAAAAGACACCTTAATTTCGATTTTTTTAGAAAAAGATGTTTCGGAATTAAAAGAGGTAATTGTTCCAAATGGTAAAAAAAGCGCTATAAAAACTTTATCCGCAGGAAAGCTTTCTCTTAATTTGAAAGAATTAAATGCTGTGCCAACAGTTTTAGGAACTACAGATGTTATAAAATTACTGCAATTAATGCCTGGGGTTCAGAACTCAGGAGATGCAAATGGATATTTGTACGTTCGTGGAGGAGATCCAGGTCATAATGCAATTCTTTATAATGAAGCGCCTATTTATGGGATGTCTCATTTGTTAGGAATCTTCCCTTTTTACAATACAGATCATATTAAAGATGTAGAATTTGATAAATCGAGTTCCAATCCAAAATATGGTGGTCGTTTAAGTTCTACGACACTTTTGAATACCAATAAAAAAGTACCATCCGAATTTTCAATTCAAGGAAATGCTGGTGTTTTGGCTTCGCAATTGACTTTGGCAGTTCCTTTAAATGATAAGGCAGGATTCTATCTTTCTGGAAGAAAAACATATATCGACGAGGTTATGGGACCAATGTTAAAATCGGGTTCAAACAATGATGTTCAAAATATGAAATATGGTTTTTCTGATGCTAATTTTACTTTTCTATTTCAGATTTCTAAAAATAATTTACTTTCATTAAACGGCTTTGTGAGCGGAGACGAATTAAAAATAAAAGATGGAAATCTTGCACTGAAAACCGATTTAAAATGGAGTAATTTTACCGTTTCACCATCTTTAAATACTGTTTTTTCTCCTAAAGTAAGTATGTCTAATTCTTTTTACTTTAGTCAATATTCGAATAAACTGAATATGGAACAGGCAACAATTCAATTTGGAGTTTCTTCGTTTGTGAAAGATTTTGGTTTTACAAATTCTATAAAATTTTCAATAGGAAACATTCCGTTTGAGTCTGGATTGCAATATGTTTATCATGATTTGCAACCTCAAAAAGTAAACGTAGAAAATCTGACAACGGCTGATAATTATTCGCAGAGAACAATTTCTGCAAATGAAGCTGCAATTTTTGTGAGTGCTAACCCTAAATTATTTGAAAAGATTACTGCAGATTTAGGACTTAGGATTAATTATTATAATGCAAAATCAGATTCTTATTTGCATTTTCAGCCTCGCATGGTTTTGAACTATTATGCAAATGAAAATTATTCGTTTTATGTTTCTTATAACAGACAATATCAATATTTAAGTTTAATTACGACTTCAAGCGTTGGTATTCCTACTGATTTCTGGATTGCAAGTTCTGATGGGATAAAGCCGCAATCTTCGAATGAATTTTCTATAGGTTCAAATCAAAATATTACTAGACAATTTTCTTCATCTTTTGGTGGCTTTTACCGTTCAATGAAAAATCTTCTTGAATATCCTTATGGAATAACTCAATTCAATGAAATTACCACTCTTAAAAATGATTTGTATGTTGGAGAAGGAAAAGCTTATGGATTTGAATTAATGTTGAAAAAAAACAGCGGAAAATTTAGCGGTTGGCTTAGTTATACTTTAAGCTGGTCTGATCGCAATTTTGACGAATTGAATGGCGGGAAAACTTATTTTGCAAAATATGACAGAAGACATAATCTTTCTGTAGTTGGAATGTATGATTTAAATGCCAAATGGAATTTTGGAATAACGCAGATATTTGGTTCCGGAAATAGATTTACAATGCCGACTTCTTGGTATTTTATAAATAATAATCCAGTCAAAGAATATTCAGGATATAATAATGCGCAAATGCCAAACTATATTAGAACAGATCTTTCTGCAAATTACTATTTCGTGAAAACTTCCAAGAAAGAAAGCGCTTTGAATTTTTCAATCTATAATACATTTAATATCTCAAATCCTATTTACGTAGTTTTAGATGTGGAAGTAAACGAAAACAAGGATAAAGTTGTTGTA encodes the following:
- a CDS encoding OmpH family outer membrane protein, producing MRKQFLFIFLALIVANTSQAQGKTTRIGYIDMEYILENVSDYKEAKSQLEQKAQKWKQEVEAKKLNINTLKESLKTEKALLTKELIEERETEIKFLEQEMIDYQQKQFGSDGNLMRQKAALAKPIQDQVFTAVQDIAEAKNYDFIFDKSSDLTMLFSNKRFDISDQVLRVINRSEKREQLTKKQLKDQEAKENLENAIDENPAMADRQKALDEKKAAREKLIQDRKLEQEAKRKEYEDRRNALAAEREAKKNGTVSGTAKTTETPTTEAAKTCTTAKPAATSAAPSTNGTEQAPTAEPTMTKAEERQMLYEQRKKELEEKRKKILEEREAAKKAKEAETQKTNTTNN
- a CDS encoding BamA/OMP85 family outer membrane protein; this translates as MRLLLVIKKENVDLEKPVNKLNNFLVLQKKIQIVLTLLLLGSFSQIKAQERVPFDQGKKYILAKVSVVGKISFNEQTVVTFSGLQKGQEITVPGEEISSAIKKLGKLGLFDEISFYVNKVENDSIYLDLDIVELPKLNEVKIVGVKKSKIEGLIKDNNLTKNKIVNENLITTTKNYIENKYKKEGFYNTKVTITNTPDTINGHQVNMLVRIDKGDKVKISSIDFTGNKQLTGTQLRAAMKDTKQKNFIRVFKASKFIPEKYKTDLEKVIAAYKEKGYRDARIIYDSVKYNKQKNTLAIKINVEEGNKYYFGNIKFLGNTVYSDQLLSRYLGIKKGETYNGVLLEKRIADKSKPDAEDITNLYQNNGYLFSNINAVEVKTVNDTIDFEIRVTEGPIAYFNKITVVGNDKTNDHVIYRELRTKPGEKYSKEQLVRTIREIGQLGFFDPEAIDPKFKNVDAGAGTVDIEYNVVEKGSSQVELQGGYGGGGFIGTLGLSFNNFSARKMFDKEAYKPLPMGDGQKVALRLQGSTYFQTYSLSFSEPWFGGKKPVQFSSSISYSKQFLNNFVTRTVDKTRSFNILTLQVGLAKRLTVPDDYFVLSQSVSYQHYDLNNYNTGLFTFGNGASRNLAYTIGLSRSNKGVNPIFPTYGSEFSISAKVTPPYSLFNGIDYADLQNQKEYKTKYTGTTTTTGIDGQAINPGDYTKTETVNGQSGTVSVGSDFSSADTDIAKVDQKKYNWLEYYKVKFKADWYTKVYGKLVLRTLTEFGFLGAYNQDRGVIPFERFYLGGDGMAQYSMDGRETIQLRGYPNNSLTPVNAAGDPIGATVYNKFSMELRYPITLKASASIYALTFLEAGSSYPNFKDYNPFDLNRSAGAGLRVFMPAFGLLGIDFGYGFDALPGQTKPNGWETHFIIGQQF
- a CDS encoding isoprenyl transferase, with the translated sequence MNLLESIDHTNLPKHLAIIMDGNGRWAKQQGFLRAFGHENGTKSVKEIIKTSAKLGIEYLTLYAFSTENWNRPKLEVQALMKILINSLKKELTTLQENNIRLNAIGNLEKLPKTAQKELLDVIEKTKNNTRLTLTLALSYGSREELVNAVKIISDKVKNNIISIDTIDDSIINEHLYTQNLPDVDLLIRTSGEHRISNFLLWQIAYAELYFTNVLWPDFKDQDLYEAIISYQKRERRFGKTSEQIK
- a CDS encoding DUF6089 family protein is translated as MKKIFNLLLCFFPFITLNAQINEIGVFLGGSNVVGDVGKTTYIAPEKLAFGVLYKWNRSPRHSWRFSYTQSNVSGNDFKSDETGRNQRGYRFDNDIKELSAGLEFNFFDFNLHDYHPKITPYIFSGLSFFLYDNLYRFDTAPDVIYSQKNTHSFAIPIILGIKSNITPRLILAAEAGVRYTFTDNIDGSNPKTSNTNILKFGNLNNNDWYVFSGLTLTYTFGKKPCYCAE
- a CDS encoding NAD kinase, whose translation is MKIAIYGQYYQNSTEPIIKDIFKFFNSNNVEMVIEENFLKMLYEKQLVKKEYKTFPSNSALDNSFEMLISIGGDGTILRAAAFVRNSGVPLLGINAGRLGFLAKVQKENIDILLQYVIDQNYTTSERTLLGLTADPKNDAFEELNFAMNEVTVSRKDTTSMITVETYLNNEYLNSYWADGLIISTPTGSTGYSLSCGGPILTPDVKSLVITPIAPHNLTARPLVIPDDTEITLRVTGREDQYLVSLDSRISSVKNESILKIKKTDYKIKMVEIPGETFLKTLRNKLLWGEDKRN
- a CDS encoding CBS domain-containing protein; its protein translation is MTEITNYITNDFRAIDSQETIASIQDFFIDVNFSHFPILEDGIFIGSISSDDVETFDVDKKAIDYKYTLERFFARKSMIWLDVLEVFSKNHTNTIPVLDENNLYVGYYEMEDIMKFFQETPFLKEPGAIIIVQKGLLDYSMSEVNQIVESNNGRVLGCFVSEADTENVQITVKIGLGAINEIIQTYRRYGYEIISEHQEDTYINSLKERSDYLDKYLNI
- a CDS encoding pyridoxine 5'-phosphate synthase, which codes for MTKLSVNINKIATLRNARGGNVPDLLKVAADIQRFGGQGITIHPRPDERHIRYQDARDLKSVVTTEYNIEGNPQHNFIDLVLECKPDQVTLVPDAIGAITSSAGWDTIKNQEYLTEVIQEFQRNGIRTSIFVDPVLEMIEGAKKTGTDRIELYTEAFAQQYDLGNKKGIEPYTKAAELANELGLGINAGHDLSLDNIQFFKQNIPGLLEVSIGHALISEALYLGLDNVVNMYLNKLK
- a CDS encoding TonB-dependent receptor, with the protein product MSKSAIIFFLLCFSNIFAQSDVRITGIITSSDNQKLARASVSLEINKKHFYTVADSSGSFSEVIPSGNLVIRITHSDFLPKTLYCNVIKDTLISIFLEKDVSELKEVIVPNGKKSAIKTLSAGKLSLNLKELNAVPTVLGTTDVIKLLQLMPGVQNSGDANGYLYVRGGDPGHNAILYNEAPIYGMSHLLGIFPFYNTDHIKDVEFDKSSSNPKYGGRLSSTTLLNTNKKVPSEFSIQGNAGVLASQLTLAVPLNDKAGFYLSGRKTYIDEVMGPMLKSGSNNDVQNMKYGFSDANFTFLFQISKNNLLSLNGFVSGDELKIKDGNLALKTDLKWSNFTVSPSLNTVFSPKVSMSNSFYFSQYSNKLNMEQATIQFGVSSFVKDFGFTNSIKFSIGNIPFESGLQYVYHDLQPQKVNVENLTTADNYSQRTISANEAAIFVSANPKLFEKITADLGLRINYYNAKSDSYLHFQPRMVLNYYANENYSFYVSYNRQYQYLSLITTSSVGIPTDFWIASSDGIKPQSSNEFSIGSNQNITRQFSSSFGGFYRSMKNLLEYPYGITQFNEITTLKNDLYVGEGKAYGFELMLKKNSGKFSGWLSYTLSWSDRNFDELNGGKTYFAKYDRRHNLSVVGMYDLNAKWNFGITQIFGSGNRFTMPTSWYFINNNPVKEYSGYNNAQMPNYIRTDLSANYYFVKTSKKESALNFSIYNTFNISNPIYVVLDVEVNENKDKVVVKQEEKVLYRILPSVSWRFKF